The following nucleotide sequence is from uncultured Fretibacterium sp..
CATCTTCAGCTGCTCCAGGTTGGGGTAGTTGTAGCGCCATCCCTTCCTCTGGTCGTGGAGCAGGCGGTAGCCCAGAACGTTGCACAACGCCACCTTGGCCTTCTCCCGCTCCGAGACGTGAGCGTCGGGCACGCGCATATAGGCGGCCCGGATCGTCCAGTCATCCGATCCGAACCCCATCGCCTCGAAGACCGCGTCTGCCAAATCGTTCTCCGAAAGCCTGCCCCCGTTTTTCTCCAGCGCGCCCCAGAGCCCGGAGCGCAGCATCAACAAAAAGACGAAGTCGTTGAAGTGTCCCGCCTGCAGGGCTGCGTCCTGACGGTTATCGACAAAACCCAGGATTTTTTTATTCTCGTCGTCCTCCCTCTGGAGCTCGTTCATCGCCGCAAGGGTCAGGATGGTGGAGGCCGACGAACGCCCCTCCCCGGAAAGCCCCGTAAGGCGGTTCGCGTCCCTGCCCTGGAGGCTGTAGGACACGCCGCAGTTGACGCAGTAGCCAAACTTCCCAGCCATATACCAGAACGGTTCACCGCCCCCGATCCTTCCGCGGGCGTCCAGGAGAACGCGCTCCGGAACCCTGCCCCTGCAGGAGCGTTTCAGCTTGGGCTCCTTGTCCCCCCTGTAATCGAACCAGTCGTCGGGGAGGTCGTCCTTGCCCTGGTAGCGCTGGCTCTCGCGGAGCGGAGCGATAAAGCCATACGGAGCGTCCTCGCCTCCGCCTGCGACGTCGTCGATCTCCCGCCGCTCAAAGCGGTCTCCGATACGTGTGACCGGGTGAAATTCCTGCCCGCACTCGCGGCAGAAATACGTGTGAAAGAGCGGGATATCCTTATCCTCCCGATTCGGGGCATAGATCTGTTCGTCGAGGGTCACAACGCGCGTCCCGGCGGGCTCCAGAGTACAGGAGACCCTGCCGGGGCCGCTGATGAATTGGTGAAGTTTGAACGCAAAAGGAGTCTTTCCCGACGGGGTTTTGAGCCGATGCACGGAGACGAGGAAGTCGCTTAAAATCTCCCGGGCCGCGTCGGGAGAGACCCCGGTATCCCGGGCCAAACGGGCCGCGGCCTCCGATAGGGTCAAAGGCGACGCCCGTTTTGCCCTCTGTTCCGATACGTCGATCCCCAGCGTCAGCTCCACCCAGACCGCCAGAGGATCGGAACAAAAATTTTCGTAGCTGTAGCTCCGATCATGCCAGGGCCTGTCCCCGCCGCACAGAAGCCGCTCCAGATCCTTCCGAACCGTTTCCACAGTCAGGGAGCTGTTTGTTACGCGCTCCAAGGCCTCCCCAATCACCTGGTCAGCCGTAATGCGGCATCCAAAAAGCCTGCTGGCCGACTCCTCTACGGATAAGCCGCCGCCGTCTCCATCGCCGTCGCCGAAATGGCTGGAACGCATGGTCGCGGAAGTTCCGATGCAGAGCACATTTGGCGCGTTCAGGTGTTCCCGCAGCCTCCGAACCAGCATGGCCACATCCGCGCCCTGTCGGCCTCTATAGGTGTGGAGTTCGTCCAGCACCAAAAAATTCAACCCCTGGCAGTTCTTTACGATCGTACGGTCGCATTCGGCGTCGTATCGGGTCAGGATCAGCTCCAGCATCATAAAGTTGGTCAGCAGGATATCCGGGGGACTGTCGGCAATCCTGAGCCGCTCCTCGTCGTCCTCCTGGCCGGTATAGCGCGCAAAGGTAAAAGCCCCGGGCATCATGCCCAGGTATTTTTTGAGCTCCTCCATTTGACTGTTCGCAAGGGCGTTCATCGGATAAATGACGATAGCGCTGGTTTTGCCCCGGATTCCCCTGGCCCTGTTTTTCAGAACTCTATCGACAATGGGGATGAAAAACGCCAGCGATTTCCCGGAACCCGTTCCGGTGGTGACAATGAAGCTCTTTCCTTTACCGGCGGCGTCAATTGCCTCGACCTGATGCTGATAAAGCATCAAAGGACTGCTACCCCCGCCCCCATCATCGCGGCAAAAGATCCTGGCGCAATCGGGATGCAGCGCGCCCCTCGCGACCATCTCCTCTACGGTCTCCGCGTTTTTGTAGTGAGGGTTGAGCTGCAGCATCGCCTCGGGCCAATAGCGTCCCTTCTCATACTCTTTGTCGACGGCCTCTCGGATGTCCGCCGCGGCTATTTTTGAAAAACTTTTCGAGAAGTCCGCGTAAGTTTTGACGATGTCCTTTCTGAGATCAAAAACGCTCCGCACTGCCGGCACCTCCGCGAAGGGGTAATGTCTGAACGCATTGCTTCGAACCCCAAGGGTTCAGCCTCTCTTTTCGGACGGAATGTTGGGTTTTGGTCTTCCAATTATACCCAAGGAAAAACTGATTTTATCTGCAAGGCTTCCTTCCCCAGAGCGTCTCCGCCGGGGGCAGCCCGTGGCACTGCGACGCCCTGGCCTGGCGGGTGCACACGGCATGATCTGCACATAATATCCCGGATTACATGCAGATTCCTCTTACCTCTATGCAGATACTCGGGTTCCTGCGGATCGGGGCCCCGTTTTGCTCACAGGAACCTTCCGGTTATGCTTGCCCCGCAGTCCTTGATCTCGCGAGGCGTTCCGCAGGCCACGATTCTGCCGCCGTCCTCCCCCCCGCCGGGCCCCATGTCGACGATGTAGTCCGCGCTGCGGATCACGTCCAGATCGTGCTCGATGACGACGACCGTCGCCCCGTTGTCCATGAGCGCCCGAAACACGCCAAGCAGCGTCCGGACGTCCAGGGGATGCAGCCCGATCGTGGGCTCGTCGAAGACGAACAGGGAATCGGACTGCGCCCTGCCCATCTCGCCCGCCAGCTTCAGCCTCTGGGCCTCTCCGCCGGAGAGGCCGGGCGTCTCCTCGCCCAGCGTCAAATACCCGAGGCCCAGGCTTTGCAGCACCCTCAGCTTCGGAAAGACGTTTTTCATATCCCGGCAGAATTCCAGGGCGGCATTCACGTCCATGTCCATAAGTTCCGGCAGAGATCGAGCCTCGCCCGCTCTGTTCGTGTGCCTCACGCCGTAGGCCGCCTTCGCGTACCGCGATCCCCGGCAGTCCGGGCAGGGAATGTCCACGTCCGGCAGAAACTGCACGTCGAGGCTGATCGATCCGGTGCCGTCGCACACGGGGCAGCGCAGGCCCCCGGTGTTGTAGGAAAAATCCCCGGCCTTGAAGCCGCGCCGCCTCGCATCCTCCGTTCGAGCGTAGATCCTGCGGAGCTCGTCGTGGAGGTTGGCGTAGGTCGCAACGGTGGAGCGGATGTTAATCCCTATGGGCGCGGCGTCGATCAGCTTGACGCGGCCGATCCCCGGGGCGTCGACCGCAAGCACGTGCTCCGGCGGCCTTCTCCCCTGCGTCGCCGCCTCCAACGCCGGGACGAGGCTCTCGAGCACCATCGTCGTCTTGCCGGAGCCGGAGACGCCCGTCACGACCGTCAGCCTTCCCTTGGGCAATTCGACCTCGAGCGGCTTTACGGTGTGTATCCGCGCGGTGGATAGGCGTATCCGCCCCTCCTCGAACGTCCGGCCATCGGTGCGGTCCTCCCCTGCGAGACCGGCCGCCCCCGACAGAAAAGGGCCGATCTGCGAGTTCTCGTTCCCCACGATGTCGTCGATCGTCCCCTCCGCGATCACCCGTCCGCCGTCGGCGCCCGCCTGTGGCCCCATCTCGATCAACCAGTCCGCCTCCCTCAGGATCTGCGTATCGTGATCGACGAGCAGGACGGAGTTGCCGTCCGCCACCAGGTCGTGCATGACGCCGTTCAGGCCCACGATGTTCGACGGGTGCAGCCCGACGGACGGCTCGTCGAGGACGTACAGCACGCCCGTCGTCCTGTTCCGCACCGCGCGGGCAAGCTGCATCCTCTGGCGCTCCCCCGTGGAGAGCGTGGAGGCCGCCCGGTCGAGGGACAGGTAGGAGAGCCCCAGGTCCCTCAAGCGCCTTGCCACGGTGTGGAACGACTCGCAGATGCTGTCCGCCATGGGCCGCATCTCCTCCGGCAGCGAGCCGGGGACGCCGTTCACCCATTCGACGAGCTCCGACAGGGGCAGCCTGCAGACCTCGTCGAGGGAGATGTCGCGCACCCTCGGCGTCCTCGCGGCCTCCGACAGGCGCGTTCCGCCGCACTCGGGGCAGACAGCCTCCTTCAGGAACTTCTCCACCCGCTTCATGCCCTTTTCGTCCTTCACCTTCGCGAGCGCGTTTTCGACGGTATAGACGGCGTTGTAGTAGGTGAAGTCCATCTCCCCCGCCACGTTGGAGCTCTTCGCCTTGTACAGGATATGCTTTTTCTCGGCGGGGCCATGGTAGACGATGTCCTTCTCCCCCTCCGTCAGATCTCTGAAGGGCACGTCCGTCCTCACGCCCATCGCCCGGCAGACGTCCGTCATGAGGGACCACATCAGGCTGTTCCAGGGGGCCACCGCGCCCTCGTCGATGGTCAGGGATTCGTCGGGGACAAGGGTGGATTCGTCGACGGTCCGCACCGTCCCCGTTCCGCCGCAGCTCCTGCAGGCCCCCTGGCTGTTGAAGGCCAGCTCCTCGGCCGAGGGCGCGTAAAAACGCTCGCCGCAGGTCGGGCACGTCAGTTCCCGCTCCGCCGCGACGGCCAGGGTCGGCTCCAGGCGGTGGCCGTTGGGACACACGTGGTTCGCAAGGCGGGAAAACATCAGGCGGATGCCGTTCAGCAGCTCCGTCCCCGTGCCGAAGGTGGAACGGATGCCGGGGACGCCCGGCCTTTGATGCAGGGCCAGGGACGCCGGGACGTAAAGGACCTCGTCCACGTCCGCCTTTGCCGCCTGCGTCATCCTCCTCCTCGTGTAGGCGGACAGGGCGTCCAGATAGCGCCGGGAGCCCTCCGCGTACAGGACGCCGAGGGCCAGCGAGGACTTGCCGGACCCCGACACCCCGGCTATCCCTACAATTTTGTTCAGCGGAACATCCACGTCGATGTTCTTCAGGTTGTGCACCCGCGCGCCGCGGACCTGGATTTTCTGGGGCGCCCTCGTCTCGTCTCTCATGGCAGCATTCTTCCTTCATGTTTTGTTTGAGCGTGTTGCGTTTAAGCATGTTGTGTTTACCCTGCAAAAATCCCCGCGCCGTCATTTCCACCCAACCTCACAGGGCCCAAATCGACGAAAGAATACTATATAATGAAAGGCGATTTTATCAAAATATTTTTGATCGCCGATCCTGCAGCCTCGAGGTCCTCGACGAATTTTTCAGGGAGGCGGCGAAGAGGGAGGAGTATGGGTTGAGCCTGAACATGTTCGTTCAGCATTTCATCAACGCGCTTGGCCTGGGGGCGCTCTACGGGCTGGTCGCGGTGGGGTACACGATGGTCTACGGCATCCTGCGGCTCATCAACTTCGCGCACGGTGACATCTTCATGCTGGGGGCCTACTTCGTCTACTTCGCGACCGTCGTCTTCAAGCTGCCCTGGGCCGTCGGCGTCGTCCTGGCCATCGTCCTCGCGACCGTCTGCGGCCTTCTGGTGGACCGCATAGCCTACCGCCCCCTGCGGAACGCGCCCCGCATCTCCGCGCTCATCAGCGCCATCGGGGTCTCGTTCTTCATCGAAAACCTGGCGGTCGTGGTCTTCTCCGGGATGCCCCGCCCCGTGGTTCAGCCGCCGCTCCTGATGAAGCCCATCCCGGTCGGAGGAGTGCGCCTCATCCCGCTGGGGCTGATGGTGCCGGTCATCTCGTTCCTGCTGGTGGGCGCCCTGCTCTGGATAGTCTATCGGACCAGGCCGGGCCTGGCGATGCGCGCCATCTCCCACGACATCGAGACCACGCGCCTGATGGGCGTCTCGGTGGACGGGATCATCGCCCTGACCTTCGCCCTGGGCTCGGCCCTGGCCGCCGTGGCGGGCATCCTCTGGGCGCTGCGCTATCCGCGGGTCGAACCCTTCATGGGGCTCTTTCCCGGCATCAAGGCGTTCATCGCCGCCGTCTTCGGCGGAATCGGCTCCATCCCCGGGGCCATGATTGGCGGGATCCTCCTGGGGTTCGTCGAGATCATGTCCGTCGCCTTCTTCCCCACCCTCTCCGGCTACAAGGACGCCTTCGCCTTCATGCTCCTGATAGCCATCCTGCTGTTCCGCCCCACGGGCCTGATGGGTGAGCGATTGGAGGAGAAGATATGAGAGAATCCAGGGATATGAGACCGGACACGCCGCTGCGGGGCATCCTGGGCGGGGCCCTGACCCTGGCAGCCTGCGCCCTCTTCGCGCTCTTCCTGAACTGGGCCCCGACGGGCCTGAACGGCTATCAGCTGCGCATCCTCAACCTGATCGCCATCAACGGCATCCTGGGGCTGAGCCTGAACCTCATCTACGGCATGACCGGCATGTTCTCGCTGGGGCACGCGGGGTTCATGGCCATAGGCGCCTACGTCTCCGCGCTCCTGATCCTCTCCCCGGCGCAGAAGGAGGCCATGTGGATCCTGGAGCCCATCGCCCCGTGGCTCCTGAACCTCCAGGCCCCGTTTCTGGTGTCGCTCCTCGCCGCGGGGCTGATCGCCGCGTTCTTCGGCTGGCTGATCGCCCTGCCCGTGCTGCGGCTCGGCGGGGACTACCTGGGCATCGCGACCCTGGGGTTCGCCGAGATCATCCGCATCCTGATCACCAACCTCACCCCTTTGACCAACGGGTCCCTGGGGCTCAAGGGCATCCCCGCCCACACCACGCTCTGGATGAGCTACGGGTGCCTCGCCGTCTTTCTGTTCTGCACGGTCTGCATGATGCGCAGCAACTTCGGAAACATCCTGAGGGCGGTGCGCGACGACGAAATAGCGGCCCGGACGATGGGCGTCGACACCTTCAGAACGCGGGTCCTCGCCTTCACCCTGGGCTGCTTCGGCGGCGGGATCGGCGGCGCCCTGATGGGGAACCTCGTCACCACCATCGACCCGCGCATGTTCATGATCACACAGACCTACAGCCTGCTGATGATCGTCGTCGTGGGCGGCCTGGGCTCCATCACCGGCTCCCTGATCGGCTCCGTCCTCGTGACGACGATGCTGGAGTGGCTGCGGTTCGTCGAGAACCCCATCACCCTGGGCTCGCTGTACATCCCGGGCATCCCGGGGATGCGGATGGTCCTCTTCTCCGTGCTCCTGATCGTCGTCATCATCTTCCGGCGCGAGGGGATCATGGGGATGCGCGAGTTCTCGTGGAACTGGCTCCTTCGGGCCCCGAACCGTCGCCGCGGGGACGGCGCGGACGGGCCGGCCGCCGAACGCTCCGGCCCCATGCTGGAGGTGAAGGACGTCACGCTGCGCTTCGGCGGGCTCGTCGCGGTGAACCGCCTGTCCTTCTCCATCGAGGAGGGGCAGATCGTCGGCCTGATCGGGCCGAACGGCGCGGGAAAGACCACCGCCTTCAACGTCATCAGCGGCTTCTACAGGCCGACGGAGGGGCACGTGGAGTTCCTGGGCCGAAGCCTGACCGGCCTGACCCCGCACGCGGTGTGCCGGGCGGGCCTGTCGCGCACCTTCCAGAACATCCGGCTCTTCGGAAACGAGACGGCGCTCCAGAACGTCATGGTGGGGGCGTGGGTGCGCCAGAGGACCCGGTGGTGGATGACCCTGCTGCCCTTCCTCTTCCCGGACTCCCTGCGCGAGGATGGGGAGATCCGTCTGCGTGCCGCGAGCCTGCTGAAGCGCCTGGGACTGGACGCCTACGCCGACGAGTCGGCCTCGTCCCTGCCCTACGGGGCCCAGAGGCGGCTCGAGATCGCACGCGCCCTGGCGACGGAGCCGCGCTTCCTGCTGCTGGACGAGCCTGCGGCGGGCATGAACCCCCAGGAGTCCGAGGAGCTGATGCGCTTCATCCGGAGGCTGAGGGACGAATTCCAGCTGACGATCCTGTTGATCGAACACGACATGAAGGTGGTCATGAACGTCTGCGACGTCATCCACGTTCTGGACCAGGGAGTCCACATCGCCTGCGGGACGCCCGGGGAGATACGGGCCAACCCCAGGGTCATCGAGGCCTATCTGGGCTCGGAGGCCATGCACGAGGCCGGACGCGAAGCCGGACTCGATGCCGGACGCGAAGCCAGATTTGATGCCGGAAAGGAGGGCGCCGGAAATGCCTGAGGCGGGTATGCTCGAGATCGAGAAGCTGAACGTCCGCTACGGCGGAATCCACGCGGTCCGGGACGTGTCGCTGTCCATCGCCCGCGGCGAGATCGTCACGCTGATAGGGGCCAACGGCGCGGGCAAGAGCAGCACGATCCGCGCGATCATGGGGCTGGTGAAGGCCACGGCGGCGCGGATGGACTTCACGTCGCCCAGGACCGGGCACGCCGTGCCCCTGTCCGGCGTGCCGACGAACGGGCGCGTCGGGATGGGCATTGCGCTCAGCCCGGAGGGGCGCCGCATCCTGCCGCACCTGACGGTGGAGGAGAACCTCCGGTTGGGGGCCTATTCGCGCAGCGACGCGGCGGGAATAGCGGAGGACATGGAGTACGGCTACAGCCTGTTCCCGCGCCTGAAGGAGCGCCGAAGACAGAAGGGCGGGACCCTCTCGGGCGGCGAGCAGCAGATGCTGGCGGTGGCCCGTGCCCTGATGAGCCGGCCGGACCTCCTGATGCTGGACGAGCCCTCCCTGGGGCTGGCGCCCATACTGGTCGAGGAGGTCTTCGGCATCATCCGCACGATCAACGCCCAGGGACGCACCATCCTGCTGGTGGAGCAGAATGCTTTCGCGGCGCTGAAGGTGGCGCACAAGGCCTACGTGCTGGAGACCGGGGCCGTCTCCATCCAGGGCAGCGGGGAGGAGCTCCTGAGGGACCCGCGGATCCGGGAGGCCTACCTGGGCGGGTGAGCTCAAGACGATAGGGGCGGGCTTCACACCCGCCCTCGCCTTGCTGAGGTTATCTGCCTTCTTTGCGGAACAGCGGCCTTGCCAGGCAGAACAGCAACAGCGCCGCCCAGGTCAGGCCGACGTCGCAGCCGCCCTCCCCACGGGAGGCCGAATTGGAGTCCGGGGACGGGGATGAGCCCGAGGCCTCGACAAACTCCGGAACCGGCTTGGGCCCCTCGGGGACCAGGTACCCGGACATATCCCGAAGCCTCAGGCCATCCTCGGGCAGCAAGGCCGTGACGCCGTCCGGTCTACCCTCGAACGAGCAGCGCAGGGCCGTGACCGCCGCCGTGGGAAGGTCCTCGGCCCGCACCTTGCCCGTCAGCTCCAATCCGCAGGGTTGGGAGCCCTCCGCAGACCCTTCCGGGGGCACAAAGCGAACCGCCACCGTCCCCTTGACGAACCCCTCCAGGGTCAGGTCCGTCGAGCGCGGCCGATCCAGCTCCAGCCTGCCGGTCACGCGCACATCGGCGGCCCCCATCACGTCCAGGCTTCCTATCGAGACCGTCCAATGGTCCGGGGCGGCCGAAACGGCCTCCGTCCCTCCTGCGCCTCTCAGCGGAAACAGCGCAAAAAAACAAGCAAGAACCGCACACGCGAAATTCTTTCGTGCAGACATATAACCCTTCACCTCCAGTTTCAACCTCTCATAAGCAGACGGCGTCCCGCGGCGCACTCACTTCGCTGCCGCTCTTCCCTCCGCGACGGTCCGGTCCCCTGAAATCGTAATCATTCCTCGATGATGACCCTCATGTTCCTGTAGGCGTACCGCCTGAGTTCCTGGATCTCCTCGTTGCTCATGCGGATGCAGCCCTCGGTAGCCATGCTCCCGCGCGAGTCGGGGTCGTGTGTGCCGTGGATGCCGATCCCCTTCCAGCCCGTATCCAGGCGGATGAACCAGGGGCCGTAGGCCCCCTTGATCACGCCGTTTCCGTCCCCGAAGTCGTGCTTCCAGCCCTGCGAGTTCTCAATAGACTGGACCCGGAACTGCCCCACCGGCGTTCGGTTGTCCCCGATCCGCCGCTTGTTGCCCGGGTTTCGCCCCACCGCGACGCTGTAGTTTTTGACCAGCTCGTTTCCCCGGTAGAGGGACAGCGTACAGTCCCCCTTGCGGATACGCACCCAGTACTCTCCTGGATTACTACCCCTTCCGGAGACCTCCGGTTCGTCAACGACAATATCCTTGAGCGGAGGAAGCTCCATCGGACGAGGTGGATGCAGGGCTTCCTGCTGCGGTTGCGGCTGAGCCTGTTCCAAGGATTGATCATGGGGTTGAGGTTGAGGCTGAAACTGAGGCTGAAACTGAGGCTGAAGTTGCGGCTGGGTCTGCGGCTGAGGCTCGGACTGGACCTGAGCCTGGGGCGCCTCGGGAGCGGGCGTGCCCATGAACCGGTTCAGGCTCCAGGCGATCCCGAAACTCATCAGGCTGACGGCCAGAAGGGCACGCAGCGCGGGATGCATACGACGTCGCAGCACCCAACGCCCCTGCCCCCTGTCCACCCACACCGGGGTCAGGGTAAACATCTCCACTAAAAAGTCCAGGATTACCTTCATAGCCGTCGTTCCGCCGCCCCTCGCTCCTGAGCTTCCGTTCCAGGATACTTCATTTTACTACAGCTTGTTCCTCTTCATCACCATCCGCCGTTCGTCATCCCCCGTCATCATCCTTCATCTTCGGCGTCCCGGCGGCGCGCCAGCAACTTCTCGACCTCCGACAGGGCGGAGCGCTCCCCGAAGATCAGCAGAGCATCCTCGGCCTCCAGCCGGGTCCCCCCCTTGGGGATGAGAAAACGGGTTCCGCGATGAACCAGCAGGATGGTCACCCCATCGGGGAAGTTCAGCTCGCTCACGGTGCGCCCGACCACGCAGGAGTCGGGAAGGAGGTTCACCTCCCGGGTCTCCTCGCCCCCGCTTCCGGGCGTCCTGTCGAAGGAGAGGGGGTAGGCGGGGGAGATCCGTATCCAGGTGTCCAGCTTCAAGAGCCGGGCCGCAGCCGCCAGCGTCTTCCCCTGGAGGAGGACGGACGTCAGGACGACGAAGAAGATCAGGTTGAAGAAGTAACGGGCGTGGGGGTGCCCCTCCGTCAGCGGATAGGTCGCCAGGATGATGGGGACCGCGCCGCGCAGGCCCGTCCAGCTGATGAACAGGCGCTCACGCAGGGAGAAGTCGCTTCGTATCGAGCAGATGAAGACGGAGAGCGGACGTGCCACGAACATCAGAAGCGCGGAGACCAGGAGTCCGACCCCCACGACGGAGCCGTTGATCAGATCTCCGGAGTTCACCAGCAGCCCCAGGACGAGGAACATCGCGATCTGCATCAGCCAGGCCAGGGCGTCGTGAAAGCGCTCCAGGCTGTACTTGTAGAGAAAATCCCCGCCCCCCATGACGATGCCGCAGATGTACACGGCCAGATAGCCGTTGCCCCGGATGTTCTGCGCCAGGCCGAAGGTGGCGAGCACGATGCTGATGCCCCAGACGGGGTAGAGCGCCTCGTTCGTCACCCGCAGACGCTGAATCAGGAAACAGGACAGACGCCCCATCAGAACCCCCGTAGCGCCTCCGACGACCATCTGCACCAGGAAGAGAAGCAGCATGTCGCCAAAGGGGGCGCCGGGCGCGTCGATCCATCGCAGCGCGGCAAGCGTCAGAAACACGGCCATGGGGTCGTTGCTCCCGGACTCGAACTCCAGCAGCGGCTTCAGCGACCCCTTGAGCCCCAGCCTCTGCGTCCTCAAAATCGAGAAGACGGCGGCGGCGTCCGTGGAGGAGACGATGGCCCCCAGCAGAAAACCGTCCGCAAAGGAAAACCCGGGGATCATCGAGATCAGGACCGCCATGGCGGCGGCCGTGATCATGACCCCCGCGGTGGAGAACAGCACCCCCCTCGCGACGATGGGGCGGATGTCCTGCCATCGGGTCGCGAAACCGCCCGAGAAGAGGATGAAGGCCAACGCCACGGTTCCGATCAGGTTCGCGAGCGAGGCGTCGTCGAACGGAAGCCCGCCGGGCCCGTCCACCCCCGCAAGCATCCCTATCCCCAGAAAGAGGATGAGCGCGGGAATCCGGGTCCGCTCCGAGACCGTTCCGGCGATGAGGCTGAGAAAGAACAGCAGTCCCGCAACCAGAAAGGGGTCCAGATGCTGCAGCATGGCGTTACATTCCTTTCAACAGTTAATGGCGATGAACAAACAATAGCAATGCACACGACTTTCCCGGCAATACCCCAGGGCTTCGCCCTGAACCCACCAAAGGGACCAGTCCCTTTGGAATCCCAAAATGTCTAAGGCTTCAAGGGAGAGGAAGCCCCGTCGAGGCTGCCTGGCAAAGCCTCATTTGAGGCTGACGGACAGAGCCTCGTTGAGGCCGACGGACAGAGCCTCGTTGAGGCTGCCCATGCGGTACCCCTTGAGGTCCAGCGTCACGTAGCGGAATCCCGCGCCCTGAAGGGCGTCGTGGATCGAATCGGCGGCCTCCAGAAGAAGGGGAAGATTCTCCCGCCCTACCTCGACGCGGGCCAGGTCCCCATGGGCTCGGACCCGGAACTGTGCATTCACCGGCAGAATACCGGCCAAAAAACGCTCCGCGGCCTCGACCCGCGCGAGCCCCTCCCGCGTCACGGGCTCCCCGTAGGGGATGCGGGAGGCCAGGCAGGCCTTGGCCGGCCTGTTCCACGTGAAGAGCCCCCGTTCCCGTGAGAGGGCTCGGATCTCGGCCTTGGTCAGCCCCGCCTCCAGCAGGGGGCTGCGGACGCCGTCCAGCTCGGCAAGCGCCCTCATCCCAGGACGGTAATCGCGGCTGTCGTCCGCGTTCGACCCGTCCAAGAGCCACGGAAAGCCACGCTCCCGCGCCCACTCGACCATACGGAGGAACCGCATCCGCTTGCAGATGTAACAGCGGTCCGACGGGTTGGCGGCGAAAGCAGGTTCCAAGAGCTCGTCCATCTCGACCACAAAGTGGTTCAGCTTCAGCCCGCGGGCGAGCCGAAGGGCGTCCTCCCGCTCGTCCTCGGCCAGCAGAGGGGAGACGATAGTGAGGGCTGCGCTCTCCCCACCGAGCACGTCATGGACCTCGGCGGCCAGCAGGGCGCTGTCGACGCCGCCCGAGAAGGCGACGGCCGCGCGGCCAAGCCCCCTCAGCAGCTCATGGAGCCTCTCCAGCTTTTTCCCGACCTCGACCTCGAGCAAGACGATGTTCCCCCAAAAAAAACTACGTTCCCGACGCGGATCAGGCAAAGGTCACGACGGTGACCCCATAACCTCCCTCTCCCGCACCGCCCAGGCGATAGTCCTTGACGTACTTGAGGCGCGCGCAGAGCGCGTGGACCTCCCGGCGCAGGATCCCCTCGCCGCGCCCGTGGATGACGACGACGCTCGCGTGGTGGGCGCGGTAGGCCCGGTCCAGGTAGTTCGCGAGTAGCGGCAGGGCCTCGTCCACGCTCATGCCCCTCAGCATGATGGAGGAGGGCACCGTCTCGCGGCCCATCAGGGCGGTGGTGTCCGCGGGCGGCAGGGCCACCTTGGCCTTCCGGTCCGTGGCCACCAGCCGCTCGACCGGGACCTCCAGGTGCATAGGCCC
It contains:
- a CDS encoding excinuclease ABC subunit UvrA; translated protein: MRDETRAPQKIQVRGARVHNLKNIDVDVPLNKIVGIAGVSGSGKSSLALGVLYAEGSRRYLDALSAYTRRRMTQAAKADVDEVLYVPASLALHQRPGVPGIRSTFGTGTELLNGIRLMFSRLANHVCPNGHRLEPTLAVAAERELTCPTCGERFYAPSAEELAFNSQGACRSCGGTGTVRTVDESTLVPDESLTIDEGAVAPWNSLMWSLMTDVCRAMGVRTDVPFRDLTEGEKDIVYHGPAEKKHILYKAKSSNVAGEMDFTYYNAVYTVENALAKVKDEKGMKRVEKFLKEAVCPECGGTRLSEAARTPRVRDISLDEVCRLPLSELVEWVNGVPGSLPEEMRPMADSICESFHTVARRLRDLGLSYLSLDRAASTLSTGERQRMQLARAVRNRTTGVLYVLDEPSVGLHPSNIVGLNGVMHDLVADGNSVLLVDHDTQILREADWLIEMGPQAGADGGRVIAEGTIDDIVGNENSQIGPFLSGAAGLAGEDRTDGRTFEEGRIRLSTARIHTVKPLEVELPKGRLTVVTGVSGSGKTTMVLESLVPALEAATQGRRPPEHVLAVDAPGIGRVKLIDAAPIGINIRSTVATYANLHDELRRIYARTEDARRRGFKAGDFSYNTGGLRCPVCDGTGSISLDVQFLPDVDIPCPDCRGSRYAKAAYGVRHTNRAGEARSLPELMDMDVNAALEFCRDMKNVFPKLRVLQSLGLGYLTLGEETPGLSGGEAQRLKLAGEMGRAQSDSLFVFDEPTIGLHPLDVRTLLGVFRALMDNGATVVVIEHDLDVIRSADYIVDMGPGGGEDGGRIVACGTPREIKDCGASITGRFL
- a CDS encoding branched-chain amino acid ABC transporter permease, with protein sequence MSLNMFVQHFINALGLGALYGLVAVGYTMVYGILRLINFAHGDIFMLGAYFVYFATVVFKLPWAVGVVLAIVLATVCGLLVDRIAYRPLRNAPRISALISAIGVSFFIENLAVVVFSGMPRPVVQPPLLMKPIPVGGVRLIPLGLMVPVISFLLVGALLWIVYRTRPGLAMRAISHDIETTRLMGVSVDGIIALTFALGSALAAVAGILWALRYPRVEPFMGLFPGIKAFIAAVFGGIGSIPGAMIGGILLGFVEIMSVAFFPTLSGYKDAFAFMLLIAILLFRPTGLMGERLEEKI
- a CDS encoding branched-chain amino acid ABC transporter ATP-binding protein/permease; the protein is MRESRDMRPDTPLRGILGGALTLAACALFALFLNWAPTGLNGYQLRILNLIAINGILGLSLNLIYGMTGMFSLGHAGFMAIGAYVSALLILSPAQKEAMWILEPIAPWLLNLQAPFLVSLLAAGLIAAFFGWLIALPVLRLGGDYLGIATLGFAEIIRILITNLTPLTNGSLGLKGIPAHTTLWMSYGCLAVFLFCTVCMMRSNFGNILRAVRDDEIAARTMGVDTFRTRVLAFTLGCFGGGIGGALMGNLVTTIDPRMFMITQTYSLLMIVVVGGLGSITGSLIGSVLVTTMLEWLRFVENPITLGSLYIPGIPGMRMVLFSVLLIVVIIFRREGIMGMREFSWNWLLRAPNRRRGDGADGPAAERSGPMLEVKDVTLRFGGLVAVNRLSFSIEEGQIVGLIGPNGAGKTTAFNVISGFYRPTEGHVEFLGRSLTGLTPHAVCRAGLSRTFQNIRLFGNETALQNVMVGAWVRQRTRWWMTLLPFLFPDSLREDGEIRLRAASLLKRLGLDAYADESASSLPYGAQRRLEIARALATEPRFLLLDEPAAGMNPQESEELMRFIRRLRDEFQLTILLIEHDMKVVMNVCDVIHVLDQGVHIACGTPGEIRANPRVIEAYLGSEAMHEAGREAGLDAGREARFDAGKEGAGNA
- a CDS encoding ABC transporter ATP-binding protein, which encodes MLEIEKLNVRYGGIHAVRDVSLSIARGEIVTLIGANGAGKSSTIRAIMGLVKATAARMDFTSPRTGHAVPLSGVPTNGRVGMGIALSPEGRRILPHLTVEENLRLGAYSRSDAAGIAEDMEYGYSLFPRLKERRRQKGGTLSGGEQQMLAVARALMSRPDLLMLDEPSLGLAPILVEEVFGIIRTINAQGRTILLVEQNAFAALKVAHKAYVLETGAVSIQGSGEELLRDPRIREAYLGG
- a CDS encoding L,D-transpeptidase, coding for MKVILDFLVEMFTLTPVWVDRGQGRWVLRRRMHPALRALLAVSLMSFGIAWSLNRFMGTPAPEAPQAQVQSEPQPQTQPQLQPQFQPQFQPQPQPHDQSLEQAQPQPQQEALHPPRPMELPPLKDIVVDEPEVSGRGSNPGEYWVRIRKGDCTLSLYRGNELVKNYSVAVGRNPGNKRRIGDNRTPVGQFRVQSIENSQGWKHDFGDGNGVIKGAYGPWFIRLDTGWKGIGIHGTHDPDSRGSMATEGCIRMSNEEIQELRRYAYRNMRVIIEE